The Sediminispirochaeta smaragdinae DSM 11293 genome has a segment encoding these proteins:
- a CDS encoding LysE family translocator yields the protein MQSIFIPVILFTLSMTITPGPNNMLLTVSGAQFGYRKNLPLIIGIVLGLQSQLVLSAMGLGLLFQEFPVIQNILKIIGTLYLLYLAFHIAFQNRKSRGKEHTQKPLTVFQGMALQYLNPKIYVTTITAMSVYTLEGNQYLASVLLITGCFLVITPLSVSVWAAFGSFLNRWMGDEKGAKGIRYALGGLTAASVVFIIL from the coding sequence ATGCAGTCAATCTTCATACCGGTCATCCTTTTCACCCTTTCTATGACCATCACCCCGGGCCCGAACAACATGCTCCTCACGGTATCCGGTGCGCAGTTCGGTTACAGGAAGAATCTACCGCTGATTATCGGTATCGTTTTGGGACTACAAAGCCAGCTTGTCCTAAGCGCAATGGGACTGGGGTTGCTTTTTCAGGAATTCCCGGTAATCCAAAACATCCTGAAAATCATCGGAACCCTTTATCTTTTATACCTGGCCTTCCACATTGCGTTTCAAAACCGTAAAAGCAGGGGAAAAGAACACACTCAGAAGCCCCTGACTGTGTTCCAGGGAATGGCACTGCAGTATCTTAACCCTAAGATATACGTTACGACGATAACGGCCATGAGCGTATATACGCTGGAAGGAAACCAGTACCTAGCCTCCGTACTGCTGATCACCGGATGCTTTCTTGTCATAACACCCCTTTCAGTATCGGTATGGGCCGCCTTCGGATCATTTTTGAACCGATGGATGGGGGATGAGAAAGGAGCTAAAGGAATTCGTTATGCTCTGGGAGGCCTGACGGCCGCATCGGTTGTTTTTATTATTCTGTGA
- the recQ gene encoding DNA helicase RecQ, with protein sequence MNEVRRILKSVFGYSSFKANQKEVINAILAGRDLFAAMPTGGGKSLCYQIPALLFDGLTVVVSPLIALMKDQVDAALSLGIPAAFLNSSQSQEDATETYRRLYRGEIKLLYLSPERLAVDGFTERLAAFNVSLFAVDEAHCLSEWGHDFRPDYLALAQLRTAFPTVPIAAFTATATVRVQEDIIRLLRLEDPFILRASFNRKELFYQVLPKTEVLSQIAQYIGAHPDQSGIVYRLSRKDTDKTVDYLGKLGIRALPYHAGMDKDERARNQERFNNDDVQVIVATTAFGMGIDKNNIRYVIHGDLPKSMEGYYQETGRAGRDGLESQCILFFGTADIARLNYFIRQIEDPAEQRRSRENLDRMARFASVNVCRRKQILEYFNETFEGNCGSCDVCTGTTNEIDAGTDARKLLSAIYRTREGFGAGHIIDIVRGADTEKIRKNGHAALKTYGVGRDKSKKWWMGIVTELIGQQMIFRDSDRFNVLRITEEGRKLLFGNEPFFILDPGGKAESSAKAPSFEQTAAGGAPTPTNTQLLTRLKQLRTRLAKEHHLPPYIIFSDKTLTQMAAALPETSSELLAISGVGEKKLAAYGSDFLAVIREHM encoded by the coding sequence ATGAATGAAGTCAGAAGAATTCTTAAATCGGTTTTCGGCTACTCCTCCTTTAAAGCGAACCAGAAGGAGGTTATCAACGCCATCCTTGCAGGGCGGGATCTTTTTGCCGCCATGCCCACCGGGGGCGGAAAGAGCCTCTGCTATCAGATTCCGGCCCTGCTCTTTGACGGGCTTACCGTTGTTGTCAGTCCTCTGATCGCCCTCATGAAGGACCAGGTTGATGCGGCCCTTAGCCTGGGGATTCCTGCGGCCTTTTTGAACAGTAGTCAGAGCCAGGAGGATGCCACCGAAACCTACCGTCGTCTTTACCGAGGGGAGATTAAACTCCTCTATCTTTCCCCCGAGCGTCTGGCCGTCGATGGTTTTACCGAGCGCTTGGCAGCCTTTAATGTTTCTCTCTTTGCCGTGGATGAGGCCCACTGCCTTTCCGAGTGGGGCCACGACTTTAGACCGGACTATCTGGCCCTTGCACAGTTGCGTACCGCCTTTCCCACGGTTCCTATCGCCGCCTTTACCGCCACCGCGACGGTTCGGGTGCAGGAGGATATTATCCGGCTCCTTCGGCTTGAAGATCCCTTTATCCTACGGGCATCCTTCAATCGAAAAGAACTCTTCTATCAGGTTTTACCCAAAACCGAGGTTCTCTCCCAAATCGCCCAGTACATAGGAGCACATCCGGACCAGTCGGGAATCGTCTACCGCCTGAGCCGAAAAGATACCGATAAAACCGTCGACTACCTGGGGAAACTGGGTATCCGTGCCTTGCCCTACCATGCAGGAATGGACAAGGATGAGCGGGCGCGGAACCAGGAACGTTTCAACAACGATGATGTTCAGGTCATTGTCGCCACCACGGCCTTCGGCATGGGAATCGACAAGAACAACATTCGCTACGTGATCCATGGTGACCTACCCAAGAGCATGGAGGGCTACTATCAGGAAACCGGCCGTGCCGGGCGGGACGGCTTGGAATCCCAATGTATCCTTTTTTTCGGTACCGCCGACATTGCCCGTCTGAATTATTTCATTCGGCAGATCGAAGATCCTGCCGAGCAGCGACGAAGCAGGGAGAACCTGGATAGAATGGCCCGCTTTGCCTCGGTCAATGTTTGCCGGCGCAAGCAGATTCTAGAATATTTCAACGAAACCTTCGAGGGTAACTGCGGCAGCTGCGATGTCTGTACCGGAACCACAAACGAGATTGATGCCGGTACAGATGCGCGAAAGCTCCTTTCCGCCATCTATCGCACCCGTGAAGGCTTTGGAGCTGGTCACATTATCGATATCGTCCGCGGCGCCGATACGGAGAAGATCCGCAAGAACGGACACGCCGCCTTGAAAACCTACGGCGTGGGGAGAGACAAGAGCAAGAAGTGGTGGATGGGCATTGTCACCGAACTCATCGGCCAGCAGATGATCTTCCGTGACAGCGATCGCTTCAACGTGCTGAGGATTACCGAAGAAGGGCGAAAGCTTCTTTTCGGCAACGAGCCCTTTTTCATCCTTGATCCCGGAGGCAAGGCGGAGTCCTCTGCAAAAGCCCCTTCTTTTGAACAGACAGCAGCCGGTGGTGCTCCCACCCCGACAAATACGCAGCTACTTACCAGGCTGAAGCAGCTGCGTACTCGTCTGGCAAAGGAGCACCACCTTCCCCCTTACATCATCTTTTCCGATAAGACCCTCACCCAGATGGCCGCAGCCCTCCCCGAGACCAGCAGCGAACTGCTTGCCATCTCCGGGGTAGGGGAGAAAAAACTTGCTGCCTACGGCTCGGATTTCTTAGCGGTGATCCGGGAGCATATGTGA
- a CDS encoding aminotransferase-like domain-containing protein, translated as MVSSESEFLYEKIVRQISEALDEGVIVREEKLPSLRLMSRRYHCSLSVVMQAYEVLEAQGRIYSVEKSGFFAADCLSVPLPTPEKEPFSLKSREAKPVSILGRIVEASNDHSTIPLGAGLPDSSYLPLPALKREFHTLLKEQPECLIEYTDELGDPGLRKEIAKIMKLRGVIVNPEEILLTNGCTEALSLAIQSCSSPGDVIVLECPIFMGTIGMLKKLKRRIITVPTSPETGMDLGRLEEVLRNEDVKAVVMTALYQNPLGFVMPEEARKRVVELVEHFETVLIEDDVYHDCSFHHAQDRCLKSFDSSGGVLYCASFSKTLSPAMRSGWLIGGTYLHRCRNLKMSLTLGNSGLSQKVLARYLATPGYERHLVRLQKTMSRQAREMSVLLHRYLPEGTAISQPKGGYYLWVELPQGNDTLALFEKALDLGISIVPGKAFSPEERYGNCMRITFASPMTPEIEEGVRNLAALL; from the coding sequence ATGGTCTCATCCGAAAGCGAATTCCTCTACGAAAAAATCGTTCGTCAAATTTCCGAGGCTCTTGATGAGGGGGTGATCGTCCGGGAAGAAAAGCTGCCGTCCCTGCGGCTCATGAGCCGTCGTTATCACTGTTCTCTTTCGGTGGTGATGCAGGCCTATGAGGTTTTGGAGGCGCAGGGGCGTATCTATTCCGTGGAAAAATCGGGATTTTTTGCAGCAGATTGTTTATCTGTTCCGCTTCCGACGCCAGAGAAGGAGCCCTTTTCCCTCAAGTCCAGGGAGGCCAAACCGGTGAGCATCCTCGGAAGGATCGTGGAGGCCAGCAACGATCATTCTACCATCCCTCTTGGCGCGGGCTTGCCGGATTCCTCCTATTTGCCTTTGCCCGCTTTGAAACGGGAATTTCATACCCTTTTGAAGGAGCAGCCTGAATGTCTGATTGAATATACCGATGAGCTGGGAGATCCCGGTCTTCGTAAGGAAATAGCAAAGATCATGAAGCTCCGCGGAGTCATAGTGAATCCTGAAGAGATCTTACTGACAAACGGATGCACGGAGGCCCTTTCCCTGGCAATACAGTCCTGTTCCTCACCGGGGGATGTGATTGTTTTGGAGTGTCCGATTTTTATGGGGACGATTGGAATGCTCAAGAAGCTGAAGCGGCGTATTATCACCGTGCCGACCTCCCCTGAAACTGGTATGGATCTTGGCCGTTTGGAAGAGGTGCTGCGCAACGAGGATGTCAAAGCCGTGGTCATGACGGCCCTCTATCAAAATCCTCTCGGGTTTGTTATGCCGGAAGAGGCAAGGAAACGGGTGGTCGAATTGGTCGAACACTTTGAAACCGTACTTATCGAAGACGATGTTTATCATGACTGCTCATTTCATCATGCACAGGATCGGTGCCTGAAAAGTTTCGATAGCTCCGGCGGAGTGCTCTACTGTGCATCTTTCTCAAAAACACTTTCCCCAGCCATGAGATCCGGCTGGCTTATCGGAGGGACCTATCTTCATCGTTGCCGAAATTTGAAGATGTCCCTCACATTGGGCAACAGCGGCTTGTCTCAGAAGGTCCTGGCACGCTATCTGGCCACCCCTGGTTATGAGCGGCATCTGGTGCGGCTGCAAAAAACCATGTCCCGTCAGGCCAGGGAGATGTCTGTCCTTTTGCATCGATACTTGCCCGAAGGTACCGCAATTTCCCAGCCCAAAGGGGGCTATTATCTTTGGGTCGAGCTACCGCAGGGCAACGACACTTTGGCTCTTTTTGAAAAGGCTCTCGACTTGGGAATCAGCATTGTTCCGGGGAAGGCGTTCTCTCCTGAAGAGCGTTACGGCAATTGTATGCGAATCACTTTTGCCTCACCCATGACGCCGGAAATCGAAGAAGGAGTCAGAAATCTTGCGGCTTTGCTATAA
- a CDS encoding C39 family peptidase, producing the protein MRKPITIFSLLSLLFVFLSQDLSAEGISIDVPSYTQGKEAPWADETLGIDSWVTIRSHGCALTCIAMVVSYFTGEENNPSVMNHWLQMHDGFEVDREIVDNVGQAVLNWPALTAYGDGWVYTRFDWKALPADIILTRYYLDHGIPVIAEVVYKGAPHYVVLTGYDEKGFTMNDPELPDEHSFSEVYNVSDTWGSGAARNLYGIRVLYPRSLTE; encoded by the coding sequence ATGCGAAAGCCTATTACGATTTTTTCCCTCCTTTCACTACTTTTTGTGTTTTTGTCCCAAGACCTTTCGGCGGAGGGGATCTCAATCGATGTACCCTCCTATACCCAGGGCAAGGAGGCTCCATGGGCCGATGAAACGTTGGGTATAGACTCGTGGGTTACCATCCGCAGCCACGGCTGCGCCCTGACCTGTATCGCCATGGTGGTTTCGTATTTTACCGGGGAGGAGAATAATCCCTCGGTGATGAACCACTGGCTTCAGATGCACGACGGTTTTGAAGTTGACAGGGAGATTGTTGATAATGTGGGGCAGGCTGTTTTGAATTGGCCGGCCCTTACTGCCTACGGGGATGGCTGGGTCTATACCCGCTTCGACTGGAAAGCCCTTCCTGCCGATATCATCCTGACGAGGTATTATCTTGATCATGGCATTCCGGTTATCGCCGAGGTCGTCTATAAAGGGGCTCCTCACTATGTCGTGCTGACCGGCTATGATGAGAAGGGCTTTACCATGAATGATCCGGAATTGCCGGATGAGCACTCCTTCAGCGAGGTCTACAATGTAAGTGACACATGGGGTTCGGGGGCGGCCCGCAATCTCTACGGGATACGGGTTCTCTACCCCCGAAGTCTCACAGAATAA
- a CDS encoding diguanylate cyclase domain-containing protein encodes MKGIRSKKGSIVHKITRLILGIIVLQTLLFSGTLIVGGVIYQAEKNAYQAFHDKVNSRKAYLQSEMKNSWTNYDPYIANIRKLLSTHESDTKGFFREAVTQMIPMLRATQATGVFIIIKPIDNGSKGFPAVYLRDYDPMMNPYSNDDIYMVCGSPELAEVLMIPMDQTWQYRFHPTEGSDLFINKPYEAATVASAATLLGYWSKPFTLNEHDIPIITYSIPLFDNSGKLRGVIGTELTLNHLAKFFPAQELQPRDSLGYFIASSDEENEEKVPLIMGGALQRRFIKETEPLKLSIVDEEEHIYTIENHAGKESLYAAVEELGLYKFNTPFENEHWYLIGIMRKDYLLSYANRIRQIILISLLFSIVIGTVGGALISFQMTKPIVVLAKQVRDIDLQHELQFMPTGLQELDELSRSVEITNHRMLESASRLTKIIAMLGLPIGAFEMNPAMGKVFVTEYFWDIINIDKKEAPLYENQQTFTELLDHLFSKPDSTETDVYAIGETPTRWIRYKESRNDGIIVGVVIDVTGEIQEKKQIQRERDHDPLTSLLNRKGFQWEFERWRENSSGSLAALVMFDLDNLKQVNDNFGHKWGDQYIVAAVEQLRGIAPKENQILGRRSGDEFILLLHGFESKERIRRCMEAFYEELVAKLLSFPNGKSAPVSISAGLMWIESEQFTYDELLHFADEALYIAKGNRKGSYVENTTFPGSDRNVIS; translated from the coding sequence GTGAAGGGAATACGGTCGAAGAAAGGCTCCATTGTCCACAAGATAACGCGATTAATTCTCGGAATTATCGTCCTTCAAACCCTGCTTTTCAGTGGAACACTGATCGTGGGAGGCGTGATCTACCAGGCCGAGAAAAATGCCTATCAGGCCTTTCACGATAAGGTTAACAGCAGAAAGGCCTACCTCCAAAGTGAGATGAAAAATAGCTGGACAAACTATGATCCCTATATAGCTAATATCCGCAAACTGCTTTCAACACATGAATCCGATACAAAAGGATTCTTCAGGGAAGCTGTCACGCAGATGATTCCCATGCTCAGGGCGACCCAGGCCACCGGGGTATTTATCATCATCAAACCTATTGATAACGGAAGCAAGGGATTTCCCGCCGTATATCTCCGAGACTACGACCCCATGATGAACCCCTACAGTAACGATGATATCTATATGGTGTGCGGGTCACCGGAGTTGGCCGAAGTGCTTATGATCCCCATGGACCAGACATGGCAGTACCGATTTCACCCGACAGAGGGCTCCGACCTTTTTATCAATAAACCCTATGAAGCGGCCACCGTAGCGAGTGCGGCGACACTTCTCGGATATTGGAGCAAACCCTTTACCTTGAACGAGCACGATATCCCGATCATCACCTATTCCATTCCCTTATTCGATAATTCGGGAAAATTACGCGGCGTCATTGGGACCGAACTTACGTTGAACCACCTGGCAAAATTCTTCCCTGCTCAGGAGCTTCAACCCCGTGACTCGTTGGGGTATTTTATTGCTTCAAGCGACGAAGAGAACGAGGAAAAGGTTCCACTCATCATGGGTGGAGCACTGCAAAGACGATTTATCAAGGAAACAGAACCGCTGAAGCTTTCGATAGTCGACGAAGAGGAGCATATTTATACGATAGAAAATCATGCAGGTAAAGAAAGCCTGTATGCCGCCGTCGAAGAACTGGGGCTCTACAAATTTAATACCCCGTTTGAAAACGAACATTGGTATCTAATCGGTATCATGCGCAAAGATTATCTTCTCAGTTATGCCAATCGTATCCGTCAGATCATCCTCATCTCTCTCCTTTTTTCTATTGTGATTGGTACGGTGGGGGGAGCCCTGATCAGTTTCCAAATGACAAAACCTATTGTCGTACTTGCCAAGCAGGTCAGGGATATCGATCTCCAGCATGAACTCCAATTTATGCCGACAGGTCTTCAGGAGCTTGACGAACTTTCGCGTTCTGTCGAAATTACCAATCATCGAATGTTGGAATCGGCCTCACGTCTTACAAAAATCATCGCGATGCTTGGACTTCCCATAGGCGCTTTCGAGATGAATCCGGCCATGGGTAAAGTTTTTGTTACGGAATACTTCTGGGATATCATCAACATCGATAAAAAGGAAGCACCGCTGTACGAAAATCAACAAACGTTCACAGAGCTACTTGATCACTTATTCTCAAAACCCGATAGCACGGAAACCGATGTGTATGCGATTGGAGAAACCCCCACACGCTGGATCCGTTACAAAGAATCGAGAAATGATGGCATCATCGTCGGGGTTGTCATTGATGTAACAGGTGAGATACAGGAGAAGAAGCAGATTCAGCGGGAAAGGGATCATGATCCACTTACCTCACTGTTAAACAGAAAAGGCTTTCAGTGGGAGTTCGAAAGATGGCGAGAAAACTCTTCCGGTTCCTTAGCAGCGCTTGTCATGTTTGATTTGGACAATCTCAAACAGGTCAACGACAATTTCGGGCACAAATGGGGCGATCAATACATAGTCGCGGCAGTGGAGCAACTTCGGGGAATCGCCCCAAAAGAAAACCAGATTCTCGGACGTCGCTCCGGTGATGAGTTCATCCTCCTGCTTCACGGATTCGAAAGCAAAGAGAGAATTCGCCGCTGCATGGAAGCCTTTTATGAAGAGCTAGTGGCGAAGCTTCTATCATTTCCCAATGGAAAATCAGCACCTGTTTCGATTTCCGCTGGGCTGATGTGGATCGAGTCGGAACAGTTCACCTATGACGAACTGCTCCACTTCGCCGATGAAGCCCTCTACATAGCAAAAGGCAATAGGAAAGGCAGTTATGTTGAAAACACCACCTTTCCCGGGAGCGACAGGAATGTCATATCATAG
- a CDS encoding iron-containing alcohol dehydrogenase: MENFEFVSPTRIIFGRGTDREVGKTVAQYAKRVLIHYGSDRIKTSGLFDRVVSSLTAEGLEYVELGGVAPNPRLSLVREGIELCRKHSVDLILAIGGGSVIDSAKGIAAGVPDAEHDVWDFFLGKGTPKVCLPIGVVLTIPAAGSEASRSCVLTNEDGWYKRGLGNDLFRPRFAVMNPELTFSLPPYQSASGISDIMSHIMERYFTNTTKVDLTDRLCEATLKTVIENASLVIQHPEDYDARAEIMWASTIAHNDLLSTGRIGDWGSHQIEHELSGMYDVTHGAGLAVIQPAWMKHVYKHDLKRFVQFAVRVWNVDERFDDPERTALEGIGRLKAFFSSIGLPVSLKELGIPSDRFDEIAAKTFQERSTGVGNFVKLTESDVKAILELARE; encoded by the coding sequence ATGGAAAATTTTGAATTTGTAAGCCCTACCAGGATTATTTTCGGCCGGGGAACAGATAGAGAGGTAGGAAAAACTGTGGCTCAATACGCTAAAAGGGTGTTGATTCATTATGGAAGCGATCGGATAAAAACGTCGGGCTTATTTGATAGAGTCGTGAGTTCGCTTACTGCCGAAGGGCTTGAATATGTTGAGCTCGGCGGAGTGGCTCCAAATCCCCGCCTCTCTTTGGTGCGCGAAGGAATCGAACTTTGTCGGAAGCACTCTGTTGATCTTATCCTGGCAATTGGCGGAGGAAGCGTTATCGATTCGGCCAAGGGAATTGCCGCCGGGGTTCCGGATGCGGAACACGATGTGTGGGACTTCTTTCTCGGCAAGGGGACTCCGAAGGTCTGTCTTCCGATAGGTGTTGTCCTTACCATACCTGCCGCCGGAAGCGAGGCCTCCCGCAGTTGTGTTTTAACCAATGAAGATGGGTGGTACAAGCGAGGCTTGGGAAACGATCTCTTCCGCCCCCGCTTTGCCGTGATGAATCCCGAACTTACCTTTTCCCTGCCGCCCTATCAAAGTGCCAGCGGTATCTCCGATATCATGTCCCATATTATGGAGCGTTATTTTACCAATACCACCAAGGTGGATCTTACCGACAGGCTCTGTGAGGCAACCCTCAAAACCGTCATTGAAAATGCGTCGCTTGTTATCCAACATCCCGAAGATTACGACGCCAGGGCGGAGATCATGTGGGCCTCCACCATTGCTCATAATGACCTTTTGAGTACCGGTCGCATCGGGGATTGGGGATCGCATCAGATCGAGCATGAGCTTTCCGGAATGTACGACGTCACCCACGGCGCAGGGCTCGCTGTTATTCAGCCCGCATGGATGAAGCATGTGTACAAACATGACCTCAAGCGATTCGTTCAGTTTGCCGTACGGGTCTGGAATGTGGACGAGCGTTTCGATGATCCGGAGAGAACCGCCTTGGAGGGAATCGGGAGACTAAAGGCCTTCTTTTCATCTATCGGGTTGCCGGTTAGCCTCAAGGAACTGGGAATACCCTCCGATCGTTTCGACGAAATCGCTGCAAAAACCTTTCAGGAACGAAGTACCGGTGTGGGGAATTTCGTCAAATTGACGGAGTCGGACGTAAAGGCCATCCTGGAGCTTGCAAGGGAATAA
- a CDS encoding sensor domain-containing diguanylate cyclase: MSADLIFFQKSEWEHVTFSPAFSCSYALLGKYTLLVRGNGFTTEETERASLAFGKRIADEYIPSDGPFILIHDWRRYRDGTLQAHKLFMDFIVNNKQLKVVVFCNCSWSQELSIRLGRALGFLKTGIRICRTYQEAVKVASFYVETGSLPPDRLDPFAFLHTKTARYNKELLDYLESIDWKSGKQTGKVALHYRHPLLPVFDSITLIRSELEKTFRERDRAEAALREHQQNLEALIHERTAALKASEIKYRKLLELTPAALAVLTPHLSVSYVNAAFTTLFGYALDRFSSPASFTATLCPDPAMEAQFKFFLASHLPEDRDLTCTTGNGTIIYVQVSLNTISDSLLLSFTDITLRKKTESRLFELSLKDELTGIYNRRHFVSVLSQELQHYQRYGTPISLLLFDIDLFKIINDTWGHPAGDFILRELSSRIAGQIRDIDIFFRTGGEEFAVVMPGITLEQGEIAAERLRVIVADTPFLWESEEITVTISIGLAEAEQPNSDPKSFFRKADDRLYWAKKEGRNCVCSSR; encoded by the coding sequence ATGTCTGCCGATCTGATTTTCTTTCAAAAAAGTGAATGGGAACATGTTACGTTTTCTCCTGCGTTTTCCTGTTCCTATGCTCTTCTTGGAAAGTATACCTTACTCGTCCGTGGCAACGGCTTTACAACCGAAGAAACCGAACGTGCCTCACTTGCATTTGGCAAAAGGATCGCCGATGAGTATATCCCCTCGGACGGGCCCTTTATCCTCATTCATGATTGGCGCCGCTATCGGGACGGGACGCTCCAAGCCCATAAGCTTTTCATGGATTTCATCGTTAATAACAAGCAGCTTAAAGTTGTTGTTTTCTGTAATTGCAGTTGGAGTCAGGAACTTAGCATACGGCTGGGCAGGGCCTTGGGATTCCTTAAAACCGGGATACGTATTTGCAGAACCTATCAAGAGGCTGTAAAAGTGGCGTCGTTTTATGTGGAAACAGGTTCCCTGCCTCCTGACAGGCTTGATCCCTTCGCTTTCCTGCATACCAAAACGGCTCGCTATAATAAGGAACTTCTCGACTATCTCGAAAGCATCGACTGGAAAAGTGGAAAACAGACCGGCAAAGTGGCCCTTCATTATCGGCATCCACTTCTGCCGGTCTTCGACTCAATAACCCTTATCCGTTCGGAGCTGGAAAAGACCTTTCGGGAACGTGACAGGGCGGAAGCGGCTCTTAGAGAACATCAGCAGAATCTGGAAGCGTTGATCCACGAACGTACCGCCGCTTTGAAAGCAAGCGAAATTAAATATCGAAAGCTTTTGGAACTGACACCTGCGGCGCTTGCTGTTCTGACACCGCACCTCTCAGTCTCTTATGTCAATGCTGCATTTACGACACTTTTCGGGTATGCTCTGGATCGTTTTTCTTCTCCCGCTTCCTTTACCGCGACATTATGCCCTGATCCGGCAATGGAGGCTCAGTTTAAGTTTTTTCTGGCATCACATTTGCCGGAAGATCGTGACCTTACCTGTACCACTGGCAACGGAACCATTATCTACGTTCAGGTTTCGTTGAACACTATCTCCGATTCCCTACTTCTTTCCTTTACCGATATTACCCTTAGAAAAAAAACGGAATCCCGGCTTTTTGAATTATCGTTGAAAGACGAGCTGACCGGTATATATAACCGAAGACATTTTGTCAGTGTACTCTCTCAGGAGTTGCAGCACTATCAGCGTTACGGTACGCCGATTAGCCTGCTGCTTTTCGATATCGATCTCTTCAAAATAATCAACGATACCTGGGGCCATCCCGCTGGTGATTTTATACTCCGGGAGCTTAGTTCCAGGATTGCCGGGCAGATTCGAGACATAGATATCTTTTTCCGCACCGGAGGCGAAGAGTTTGCAGTTGTTATGCCCGGAATCACCCTTGAGCAGGGGGAAATCGCTGCAGAGCGTTTGCGGGTAATTGTCGCCGATACCCCTTTCCTCTGGGAATCAGAGGAGATTACCGTTACCATCAGCATTGGGCTGGCAGAGGCCGAACAGCCGAATAGTGACCCGAAATCGTTTTTTCGAAAGGCTGACGATAGGCTGTATTGGGCAAAAAAAGAGGGACGAAATTGCGTTTGCAGCTCACGATGA
- a CDS encoding extracellular solute-binding protein, with protein MKSYGKLILSLAVVLLAVAACSSDKRETLLDPDRPITVTLWHYYNGNMKVVFDSLVSEFNETIGMDRGIVVDAQSQGDVNQLGAAVFDAANRSIGAPPMPDIFASYPDNAFRVNQIVPLVNLEQYFSQEELSTYRKEFLEEGRFITDNKYYILPIAKSSENLYVNRTAWEPFAKAYGFTEKDLSSWEGLVKVSKAYYEATGKGFFGVDSNANYMIVASMQLGTELFNYSQDGTASFNLTPKVAKAIWSYFYTPYMYGYFDKSGRFSSDDAKNGTVLAYTGSTAGAAYFPTEVAFNDKDVQKIEPLVLPYPCFENGKRIAIQQGAGMCITKSDDAHVYAATLFLKWFTQPPQNLKFALSTGYFPVTNEALDGGNFIKEASAGNSSSAAIVASFTASDDMFNTYTLYNSKPFRGSFEIRDFLEKMLIAKISADLDSVKREMEGNGDRTALLTRLTSEEAFSTWYTEIQGQAHLLLQQK; from the coding sequence ATGAAATCGTACGGAAAACTGATACTATCTTTGGCCGTCGTGCTTCTGGCCGTAGCAGCCTGCTCTTCGGATAAAAGAGAGACACTGTTAGATCCGGATAGGCCCATTACGGTGACCTTATGGCACTACTATAACGGCAATATGAAGGTGGTCTTCGACAGCCTCGTTTCAGAATTCAATGAAACGATAGGTATGGATCGGGGAATCGTTGTGGATGCCCAAAGCCAGGGCGATGTTAATCAGCTGGGAGCCGCTGTTTTTGATGCCGCCAATAGATCTATCGGTGCCCCACCCATGCCGGATATCTTTGCTTCCTATCCAGACAATGCCTTTCGGGTCAATCAAATTGTTCCGCTTGTGAATCTTGAACAATACTTCTCACAGGAGGAGTTAAGCACATACCGAAAGGAGTTCCTTGAAGAGGGTCGATTCATTACCGACAACAAATACTACATTCTTCCCATAGCAAAGTCTTCCGAAAACCTTTATGTCAACCGAACGGCCTGGGAACCTTTTGCAAAAGCCTACGGCTTTACTGAAAAGGATCTCTCAAGCTGGGAAGGTCTCGTCAAGGTATCGAAAGCCTACTACGAAGCCACGGGCAAGGGGTTTTTCGGGGTGGATTCGAACGCGAACTACATGATAGTCGCAAGCATGCAGCTGGGTACTGAACTCTTCAACTATTCTCAAGATGGAACAGCGAGTTTCAATCTTACCCCGAAGGTTGCCAAGGCGATCTGGAGCTATTTTTATACTCCCTACATGTATGGATACTTTGACAAATCGGGACGCTTCAGTTCCGACGATGCCAAAAACGGGACCGTATTGGCCTACACGGGATCAACTGCGGGGGCCGCATACTTTCCGACCGAGGTGGCGTTCAATGACAAAGATGTACAGAAAATAGAGCCTCTTGTGCTGCCCTACCCCTGCTTTGAGAACGGAAAGCGCATTGCGATTCAGCAAGGGGCCGGTATGTGTATCACGAAAAGTGACGACGCCCATGTGTACGCAGCCACCCTGTTTTTGAAATGGTTTACCCAGCCGCCTCAAAATCTGAAATTCGCTCTATCCACAGGATACTTTCCGGTTACCAATGAGGCCTTGGATGGGGGGAATTTCATCAAAGAAGCCTCTGCGGGAAATAGTTCCTCGGCAGCGATAGTGGCCTCGTTCACGGCAAGCGATGATATGTTCAACACCTATACCCTCTATAACAGCAAACCCTTCAGGGGAAGCTTCGAAATAAGGGATTTTCTGGAGAAGATGCTTATTGCAAAAATTTCAGCCGACCTGGACAGCGTAAAAAGGGAGATGGAAGGAAATGGGGACAGGACCGCTCTGCTTACCCGATTAACCTCTGAAGAGGCCTTCAGTACCTGGTATACAGAAATTCAAGGGCAGGCACATCTCCTCCTTCAGCAAAAATAG